Below is a window of Deinococcus misasensis DSM 22328 DNA.
CTCGACATTGCCCATTGGGATGTGGATGTGGTCATGGAAGGGGGATCTCTGGAGGTCAACGGTCTGGGCTTGTGCATGACCACCAAACAGTGCCTTTTGGAACCCAAACGCAATCCCAACCTCACTCCAGAGCAACTGGAGCAGCACCTCAAAGACCATCTGGGCATCACCAAAATGCTCTGGTTGGAAGATGGCCTCGAAAACGACCACACCGATGGGCACATCGACACCATCATTCGATTTGTGAATGAAACCACCGTGGTGTGCAGTGTCGAACCCAACACCGAAGACCCCAACCACGCCACCATGCAGCGCAACCTTGACCTCCTGAAAACCTTCACGGATCAGGACGGAAATCCGCTGAACATTGTGGAATTGCCGCTCCCCAAAAACCGTCTTGAGCTGGATGGGGACCGCCTGCCTCCCACATACGCCAATTTCTACATTGGGAATGGCTTTGTTGTGGTTCCCACCTACGGAGATCCCAACGATCAGGCCGCTTTGGACATCCTGCAAGCGGTGTTCCCTGACCGTGAAGTGATTGGGCTCTCCAGTCGGGCCATCATCAACGGTGGGGGTTCTTTCCACTGCGTCACCCAGCAGCAACCCAAAGGTGTGGTCTGGAAGGGGTAACCCCCTTGCTTTCCCCCTCGCTCGTTTTACTCGCTGTCCCCCCAAAAAGGGGGATTTGATGGAGGTTCAAATGCCCAAGCTTGCCGTTGTTCAAATGAGCATGACGCAGGTGTTGCAGGAAAATGTGGACAAAGCTGTGGCTCTGGTGCGCGAAGCTGCCCAGAGCGGTGCCCAGATCATCCTGCTGCCAGAGCTGTTCGAAAATTACTACTTCTGCCAGCTGGAACGGGAAGATTACTTCGAGTTGGCCCATCCTGTGGAAGGACACCCGTTCCTGTCCACGTTTCAAGACCTTGCCAGAGAACTGGGTGTGGTGCTTCCGGTCAGTTTCTTTGAGAAGGCCGGGCAGGCCCACTACAACTCGCTGGCGATGTTTGATGCGGATGGGACCTTCATGGGGGTTTACCGCAAATCCCATATTCCGGACGGACCCGGTTATGAAGAGAAGTACTACTTCAATCCCGGCGAGACTGGCTTCAAAAGCTGGCAGACCCGTTACGGCAACATCGGGGTGGGCATTTGCTGGGACCAGTGGTACCCCGAGTGTGCCCGCATCATGACCCTGCTCGGGGCGGATTTGCTCTTGTACCCCACCGCCATTGGCAGCGAACCTGCCGAGGTGGAAAGCCCCAACAGCCACCACATGTGGCAACGGGCCATGATCGGCCATGCGGTATCCAACAGCACCTATGTCGCTGCTGCCAACCGCATCGGAACCGAAAAAATCGAGCATGCAGAGGCCACTT
It encodes the following:
- the aguB gene encoding N-carbamoylputrescine amidase — protein: MPKLAVVQMSMTQVLQENVDKAVALVREAAQSGAQIILLPELFENYYFCQLEREDYFELAHPVEGHPFLSTFQDLARELGVVLPVSFFEKAGQAHYNSLAMFDADGTFMGVYRKSHIPDGPGYEEKYYFNPGETGFKSWQTRYGNIGVGICWDQWYPECARIMTLLGADLLLYPTAIGSEPAEVESPNSHHMWQRAMIGHAVSNSTYVAAANRIGTEKIEHAEATFYGHSFISDYTGEIHQELEAGKEGILYLDLDFKAAQKFRAGMGFFRDRRPQLYGPLLTMDGKTK
- a CDS encoding agmatine deiminase family protein, encoding MLDVLHLTEPTPFSLGFRMPAEWAEHAATWTSWPSDDELWFGHLDAVRKEFAELVKTIARFEPVHVLVRDDEAHSDATTRLAGVPGLTFHKVPLDDVWFRDNGPIFIKRGEDLSFVNWVFNSWGEKFNWHNDNAAPEAVAEYLDIAHWDVDVVMEGGSLEVNGLGLCMTTKQCLLEPKRNPNLTPEQLEQHLKDHLGITKMLWLEDGLENDHTDGHIDTIIRFVNETTVVCSVEPNTEDPNHATMQRNLDLLKTFTDQDGNPLNIVELPLPKNRLELDGDRLPPTYANFYIGNGFVVVPTYGDPNDQAALDILQAVFPDREVIGLSSRAIINGGGSFHCVTQQQPKGVVWKG